From Callithrix jacchus isolate 240 chromosome 15, calJac240_pri, whole genome shotgun sequence, one genomic window encodes:
- the GP9 gene encoding platelet glycoprotein IX has product MPAWGALFLLWATAEATKDCPILCSCRALETMGLWVDCRDRGLTALPALPAHTRHLLLANNSLQSVPPGAFDHLPQLQTLDVTQNPWHCDCSLTYLRLWLEDRTPEALFQVRCASPSLAADSLLGRLTGYQLGSCGWQLQASWMRLGVLWDVALIAVAVLGLALLAGLLCTTREALD; this is encoded by the coding sequence ATGCCTGCCTGGGGAGCCCTGTTCCTGCTCTGGGCCACAGCAGAGGCCACCAAGGACTGTCCCATCCTGTGTTCCTGCCGCGCCCTGGAGACCATGGGGCTGTGGGTGGACTGCAGGGACCGTGGGCTCACAGCCCTGCCTGCCCTGCCAGCACACACTCGCCACCTCCTGCTGGCCAACAATAGCCTTCAGTCTGTGCCCCCAGGAGCCTTCGACCACCTGCCCCAGCTGCAGACCCTCGACGTGACGCAGAACCCGTGGCACTGTGACTGCAGCCTCACCTACCTGCGCCTCTGGCTGGAGGACCGCACACCCGAGGCCCTGTTTCAGGTCCGCTGTGCCAGCCCCAGCCTTGCTGCCGACAGCTTGCTGGGCCGGCTGACAGGCTACCAGCTGGGCAGCTGCGGCTGGCAGCTGCAGGCATCCTGGATGCGCCTGGGGGTCTTGTGGGACGTGGCGCTGATCGCTGTGGCTGTGCTGGGCCTGGCTCTCCTGGCTGGCCTGCTGTGTACCACCAGAGAGGCCCTGGACTGA